GCCGGGGTAGCGGAATGGCGGTAAAAAAGACGATGGCCCCCAGCAAGGAGGCGACCCACCCAGGCAGTTGCGGGCGTGGCATATTGGCTCGCGATCGCAATAACTGTTGGACTGGGGCTGGTGCAGCCGCCAGCGAGTCAGGGATCCCGCGCTTTGGCATTTGGATTTCAACGCCAGGCCCAGTGCAGCCAAACGCACGCTCGCGTGGGGCGTTTTTGCACGCCGCACGGCGCCGTTGAGACCCCCTGCTTTATGCCAGTGGGGACGCTCGCGAGCGTCAAAGGGATGACGCCGGCCCAGCTGCATGCTGCGGGCACCCAGATGCTGTTGGCCAATACTTACCACTTGCACCAGCAACCCGGCGAGGCAATCGTCGAGCGCGCGGGCGGCCTGCATGCCTTTATGGCCTGGGACGGCCCGATTCTGACCGACTCAGGCGGCTTTCAGGTCTTTAGCTTGGGTGATTGCCGCCAGGTGAGCGACGCCGGCGTGACGTTCCGCTCGCCGCGCAGCGGCCAAACCATCGAGATGACGCCCGAGCGGGCCACGGCCATCCAAAACGCGCTGGGGGCCGATGTCATCATGGCCTTCGATTGCTGCCCGCCCTATCCGGCCGACCGCGCGGTCATTGAGGCGGCAACGGCCCGAACGAATGCCTGGTTGCAGCGCTGCATTGCAACCCACCAGCGCCCGGGCGAGCAGGCCCTGTTTGGCATCGTTCAGGGCGGCGCGCATCCGGATTTGCGCGCGGCAGCTGCCCGGGCCGTCACCGATTGCGATTTACCCGGTTACGCCATTGGGGGCGTGAGCGTCGGCGAGCCAGTCGAGACCATCCGGGCCATTGTCGGCAAGACAGCGCCCCTGCTGCCTGCCGACAAACCCCGCTACCTGATGGGGGTAGGCACCTACCGCGAGATGGCCCACGCGATCGCCAGCGGGGTGGATTTGTTCGACTGCGTCCTGCCAACGCGGTTGGGCCGCCATGGGGCAGCGCTGGTGCGAGGAGAGCGCTGGAACCTGAAAAATGCGCGCTTTCGTCAGGACTGGGCTGCCTTGGACGGGGACTGCGCTTGCTATACGTGCCAGACCTTTAGCCGGGCCTACCTCCATCACCTGATTCGGGCGGGCGAGCTGCTGAGCGGTACGCTGCTATCGCTGCACAACATCACCGAGCTCGTGCGCTTCACCGAGCGCTTGCGCGCGGCCATCCGGCGCGATCGCCTGACAGCCGAGCTGACTGCTTGGGTCGATCCCCCCGCTCGGGCGGCCCCGGAGTCGTGTTAATCTACTGAGGCAGCACGCGAGCCACCGGCCGCAACGGCCGTACTGCCTTATGGAAGCAGGCATTCTCCTGGCCAAACTGCCCGAGGCCTACTCGGCTTTCAAACCGCTAGTTGACGTCCTGCCGCTAATCCCACTGTTTTTCCTGCTGCTTGCGTTTGTCTGGCAGGCGGCGGTCGGATTCCGTTAGGCCGACCGGGTGCCGATGTTTTTTTGAAACGCTTCTCGCTGCGAGAGGCGCTCGAGGTAGGCCTGCAGCTGGGGATGCCCGTCAAAGGTCAAGCCCAACATCAGCTGGGCGTAAGTCAGATAGGCCCCTACGGCTACATCCGCTGCCGTCAGCTCCTCGCCCAGTA
This genomic window from Cyanobacteria bacterium QS_8_64_29 contains:
- a CDS encoding tRNA guanosine(34) transglycosylase Tgt; the protein is MAFGFQRQAQCSQTHARVGRFCTPHGAVETPCFMPVGTLASVKGMTPAQLHAAGTQMLLANTYHLHQQPGEAIVERAGGLHAFMAWDGPILTDSGGFQVFSLGDCRQVSDAGVTFRSPRSGQTIEMTPERATAIQNALGADVIMAFDCCPPYPADRAVIEAATARTNAWLQRCIATHQRPGEQALFGIVQGGAHPDLRAAAARAVTDCDLPGYAIGGVSVGEPVETIRAIVGKTAPLLPADKPRYLMGVGTYREMAHAIASGVDLFDCVLPTRLGRHGAALVRGERWNLKNARFRQDWAALDGDCACYTCQTFSRAYLHHLIRAGELLSGTLLSLHNITELVRFTERLRAAIRRDRLTAELTAWVDPPARAAPESC
- a CDS encoding photosystem II reaction center protein K gives rise to the protein MEAGILLAKLPEAYSAFKPLVDVLPLIPLFFLLLAFVWQAAVGFR